Proteins from a single region of Macaca fascicularis isolate 582-1 chromosome 5, T2T-MFA8v1.1:
- the CXCL6 gene encoding C-X-C motif chemokine 6, translating into MSLQSSRAASGLGPSGSLCALLALLLLLTPPGTLVSAGPVSAVLTELRCTCLHFTPRVNPKMIGKLQVFPAGPQCSRVEVIASLKNGKQVCLDPEAPFLKKSIQKILDSGKQEKLSKRKDHTS; encoded by the exons ATGAGCCTCCAGTCCAGCCGCGCGGCCAGTGGTCTGGGTCCTTCGGGCTCCTTGTGCGCGCTGCTagcgctgctgctgctgctgacgcCACCGGGGACCCTCGTCAGCG ctgGTCCCGTCTCTGCTGTGCTGACAGAGCTGCGTTGCACTTGTTTACACTTTACGCCTAGAGTAAACCCCAAAATGATCGGTAAACTGCAGGTGTTCCCCGCAGGTCCGCAGTGCTCCAGGGTGGAAGTGAT AGCCTCCCTAAAGAATGGAAAGCAAGTTTGTCTGGACCCGGAAGCCCCTTTTCTAAAGAAAAGCATCCAGAAAATATTGGACAG tggaaaacaagaaaaactgagTAAGAGAAAGGACCATACATCGTAA